The DNA window AAGATCCGCCGAAGGTTACGTCCCATTTTTGGGGGAAACGTTCCGGTCTTGACGAATTGCTTCCCGAACTGCGTCTGCAAGCCTTTGTGCGTATTGGGCGTCATCTCATATTTCAGAAGTGCCGCTTCGGCTCCGTGGGCCATCGCGTAGTACGCTCGCGAAACCGCATCATCAAAGAAGCCTCCTTCATGCAAATAGCGTGAAGCATCCAGTCGTTTATGTGCTCGCCGCAGGAGATCGCGCTGGGCGTTCGTCATACCTTCACCCCCTCTCGATGAACGTTCATGAGAAGAGGGGTGTTGTGGTTCTCAAACTCGGACCGGGAAATTGGGAAAAGGGTGATCATTTCCTCCGTTTCCAGTTCCAGATCGTAGACGGGCTCCGACATCCGCTGGAGCTCTTCCCAGGCA is part of the Salinibacter sp. 10B genome and encodes:
- a CDS encoding HEPN domain-containing protein: MTNAQRDLLRRAHKRLDASRYLHEGGFFDDAVSRAYYAMAHGAEAALLKYEMTPNTHKGLQTQFGKQFVKTGTFPPKMGRNLRRIFDLRQKADYSGADLTDDTVQNVIERAATFVQTSYLEGASDV